One region of Oryza sativa Japonica Group chromosome 5, ASM3414082v1 genomic DNA includes:
- the LOC136356666 gene encoding uncharacterized protein — translation MKCVLVDGGASLSIISSAAFDALKAPGMKLQPSLPIIGITPGHTWPLGHVELPVTFGDSTNFRTERIDFDVTDLNLPYNAVLGRPALVKFMVATHYAYLQMKMPGLAGPITVLGDVKIALAYAEQHADNLVVATEPQALEAPASRASKKRLTSVDEVPVKEIPLGDDPSKTAKIGGTLDAK, via the coding sequence ATGAAATGTGTGCTGGTGGATGGAGGGGCCAGTCTGAGCATCATCTCCTCGGCTGCCTTTGATGCACTTAAGGCCCCAGGGATGAAGCTCCAGCCGTCGCTCCCAATCATTGGCATTACTCCGGGACACACATGGCCGCTTGGCCATGTAGAGCTTCCGGTGACCTTTGGTGACTCCACCAACTTCCGCACCGAGCGGATCGACTTCGATGTGACGGACCTCAATCTACCCTACAATGCGGTTCTGGGCagacccgcgttggtgaagttcatggtcgccacccactacgcctacctccagatgaagatgccgggtcTTGCTGGTCCCATCACCGTCCTTGGTGATGTCAAGATCGCCCTCGCCTACGCGGAGCAGCACGCAGACAACTTGGTGGTGGCCACGGAGCCGCAGGCCCTAGAAGCCCCTGCGTCCCGCGCTTCCAAGAAGCGCCTCACCTCGGTTGACGAGGTGCCTGTCAAGGAAATCCCCCTTGGTGACGACCCGTCCAAGACCGCCAAGATTGGCGGAACCTTGGACgccaaatag
- the LOC4338611 gene encoding lichenase-2, whose translation MASQGVASMFALALLLGAFASIPQKAEAIGVCYGMSANNLPPASSVVGMYRSNGITSMRLYAPDQAALQSVGGTGISVVVGAPNDVLSNLAASPAAAASWVRNNIQAYPSVSFRYVAVGNEVAGGATSSLVPAMENVRGALVSAGLGHIKVTTSVSQALLAVYSPPSAAEFTGESQAFMAPVLSFLARTGAPLLANIYPYFSYTYSQGSVDVSYALFTAAGTVVQDGAYGYQNLFDTTVDAFYAAMAKHGGSGVSLVVSETGWPSAGGMSASPANARIYNQNLINHVGRGTPRHPGAIETYVFSMFNENQKDAGVEQNWGLFYPNMQHVYPISF comes from the exons ATGGCTAGCCAAGGTGTAGCCTCCATGTTCGCTCTCGCATTGCTCCTCGGTGCCTTTGCCTCCATTCCTCAAA AGGCGGAGGCGATCGGGGTGTGCTACGGCATGAGCGCGAACAacctgccgccggcgagctcggtgGTGGGGATGTACCGCTCCAACGGCATCACGTCGATGCGGCTGTACGCGCCGGACCAGGCGGCGCTGCAGTCGGTGGGCGGCACGGGGAtcagcgtcgtcgtcggcgcgccCAACGACGTGCTCTCCAACCTCGCCGCcagccccgccgcggcggcgtcgtgggtgCGGAACAACATCCAGGCCTACCCGTCGGTGTCGTTCCGGTACGTCGCCGTCGGGaacgaggtcgccggcggcgccacgtcCAGCCTGGTCCCGGCCATGGAGAACGTCCGCGGCGCGCTGGTGTCGGCGGGGCTGGGCCACATCAAGGTGACGACGTCGGTGTCGCAGGCGCTCCTCGCCGTGTACagcccgccgtccgccgcggaGTTCACCGGCGAGTCGCAGGCGTTCATGGCGCCCGTCCTGAGCTTCCTCGCCCGCACCGGCGCGCCGCTGCTCGCCAACATCTACCCCTACTTCTCCTACACCTACAGCCAGGGCAGCGTCGACGTCTCCTACGCGCtcttcaccgccgccggcaccgtCGTCCAGGACGGCGCCTACGGGTACCAGAACCTGTTCGACACCACCGTCGACGCGTTCTACGCCGCCATGGCCAAGCACGGCGGCTCCGGCGTCTCCCTCGTCGTCTCCGAGACAGGCTGGCCCTCCGCCGGCGGCATGTCCGCCTCGCCGGCCAACGCCCGGATCTACAACCAGAACCTCATCAACCACGTCGGCCGCGGCACGCCGCGCCACCCCGGCGCCATCGAGACCTACGTCTTCTCCATGTTCAACGAGAACCAGAAGGACGCCGGCGTCGAGCAGAATTGGGGCCTCTTCTACCCCAACATGCAGCACGTCTACCCCATCAGCTTCTGA